In Vibrio japonicus, one DNA window encodes the following:
- a CDS encoding HlyC/CorC family transporter — protein sequence MDDISTGILFALLACLIVISGYFSGSETGMMALNRYRLKHLASTGHKGARRVEKLLNRPDRLIGLILIGNNLVNILASAIATILGMRLYGDMGVAIATGALTLVILVFAEVTPKTLAALYPEKVSYTSSVLLTILMKVLSPLVIFVNFITNGFIRLLGIRAVHGGDDHLSSEELRTVVNEAGSLIPRRHQDMLISILDLEHVTVNDIMVPRNEITGIDINDDWKSIVRQLTHSPHGRVVLYRDQIDEVVGMLRLRESYRLMLEKNEFTKETLLRAADEVYFIPESTPLNVQLLKFQRNKQRIGLIVDEYGDIIGLITLEDILEEIVGEFTTSIAPSLSEEITPQVDGSFLIEGSANIRDINKGLKWKLPTDGPRTLNGLILEHLEDIPESHLSVHISGHRMEIVELEENRIKLVKVFPKTAKKSK from the coding sequence TTGGACGACATATCAACGGGTATCTTATTTGCGCTACTCGCGTGTCTGATTGTAATTTCAGGATATTTTTCGGGTTCGGAGACAGGGATGATGGCTTTGAACCGCTATCGTCTCAAGCACTTGGCTAGTACTGGTCATAAAGGCGCAAGACGAGTGGAGAAACTGCTTAATCGTCCTGACCGCCTTATTGGTCTAATCCTAATCGGTAACAACCTCGTCAACATTTTAGCATCTGCTATTGCAACTATTCTGGGAATGCGACTCTATGGTGATATGGGGGTCGCTATTGCTACAGGTGCCCTTACATTAGTGATTCTGGTTTTTGCAGAAGTCACACCGAAAACACTTGCAGCTCTGTATCCAGAAAAAGTGTCTTACACAAGCAGTGTATTGCTTACGATATTGATGAAGGTGCTGTCACCACTCGTTATCTTCGTCAACTTTATTACCAATGGATTTATCCGCTTATTGGGTATTAGAGCGGTTCATGGTGGCGATGATCACCTAAGCTCAGAAGAGCTAAGAACCGTGGTGAATGAAGCGGGAAGTTTGATCCCAAGACGCCACCAAGACATGCTGATCTCTATTCTCGACTTAGAACATGTTACCGTGAACGACATTATGGTGCCGCGTAACGAAATTACGGGTATAGATATCAATGACGATTGGAAATCGATTGTTCGTCAGTTAACGCACTCTCCACATGGTCGCGTGGTACTTTATCGCGATCAAATTGACGAAGTCGTGGGTATGCTCCGCTTGCGTGAATCGTACCGTCTAATGCTTGAAAAGAACGAATTCACCAAAGAAACACTATTAAGAGCAGCAGATGAAGTGTATTTCATTCCTGAAAGTACGCCGCTCAATGTGCAGTTACTGAAATTCCAGAGAAACAAGCAGCGTATCGGTCTAATCGTCGATGAGTATGGGGATATCATCGGTCTCATCACGCTAGAAGATATCTTGGAAGAGATCGTAGGTGAGTTCACGACGTCCATTGCACCAAGTTTATCTGAAGAGATTACGCCTCAGGTTGATGGCAGCTTTCTTATCGAAGGCAGTGCCAACATTCGAGACATCAACAAAGGATTGAAGTGGAAACTCCCTACTGATGGTCCTAGAACACTGAATGGCTTGATACTTGAGCATTTAGAAGATATTCCAGAAAGCCACCTTAGCGTCCATATCTCTGGTCATCGTATGGAAATTGTAGAGCTAGAAGAAAACCGCATTAAGCTCGTCAAAGTGTTTCCAAAAACAGCCAAAAAAAGCAAGTAA
- a CDS encoding undecaprenyl-diphosphate phosphatase, which translates to MSYFEAFILALIQGLTEFLPISSSAHLILPSAILGWEDQGLAFDVAVHVGTLAAVVIYFRREVVSLLRSFFASIFKGERSKEAKLAWMIVIATIPACVFGLVMKDFIELYLRSAWVIATTTIVFGLLLWYVDKNSKLIDDEYAADWKKSVFIGLAQALAMIPGTSRSGATITAALYLGFTREAAARFSFLMSIPIITLAGSYLGLKLVTSGEPIHVGFLMTGIITSFISAYICIHFFLKLISRMGMTPFVIYRLLLGAGLFAYLMMI; encoded by the coding sequence ATGAGTTACTTTGAAGCGTTTATTTTGGCTTTAATACAAGGCCTCACCGAGTTTTTGCCTATTTCTAGCTCTGCCCACCTTATTCTTCCTTCTGCCATCTTAGGTTGGGAAGACCAAGGGTTGGCATTTGATGTTGCCGTTCACGTCGGTACTCTAGCGGCTGTTGTTATTTATTTCAGACGTGAAGTGGTTTCTTTGTTACGTTCATTTTTCGCCTCGATCTTTAAAGGTGAGCGAAGCAAAGAAGCTAAATTGGCTTGGATGATCGTGATCGCGACGATCCCTGCGTGTGTATTTGGTTTAGTGATGAAAGATTTCATTGAATTGTATCTTCGCAGTGCATGGGTTATCGCGACGACAACCATCGTCTTTGGCTTACTGCTTTGGTACGTTGATAAAAACTCGAAGTTGATCGATGACGAGTATGCCGCCGATTGGAAGAAATCGGTATTTATTGGTCTTGCCCAAGCATTAGCGATGATACCAGGTACATCTCGCTCTGGTGCAACCATTACCGCTGCACTTTACCTTGGTTTTACCCGAGAGGCCGCAGCGCGTTTCTCCTTCTTAATGTCTATCCCTATCATTACGTTAGCAGGTAGTTATCTAGGTCTTAAACTCGTAACAAGCGGTGAGCCTATCCACGTTGGCTTCCTGATGACGGGCATTATTACCTCTTTCATCAGTGCTTATATCTGTATTCACTTCTTCCTAAAGCTCATTTCTCGTATGGGAATGACGCCTTTTGTTATTTATCGTTTACTACTAGGCGCGGGTTTATTTGCTTATTTAATGATGATCTAG
- a CDS encoding protein-L-isoaspartate(D-aspartate) O-methyltransferase, producing MANPKADRLVEFLSKSGIQSLQVLESIRRIPRERFVSQAMMHQAYDNNALPIGLGQTISQPYIVAKMTEALELTHLSKVLEVGTGSGYQTAILSQLVERVFSVERIKSLQWEAKRRLKQLDIYNVSTKHGDGWQGWAVKAPFDAIIVTAAAETVPPTLLEQLAEGGIMVIPVGTDVQQLLKITRQGDTFISEVIELVRFVPLVAGDLA from the coding sequence ATGGCAAACCCGAAGGCGGATAGATTAGTCGAGTTTCTTTCTAAAAGTGGGATTCAGAGTCTCCAAGTTTTGGAATCTATTCGTCGTATTCCGCGTGAACGTTTCGTCTCTCAGGCGATGATGCATCAGGCGTACGATAATAATGCTCTACCTATTGGTCTAGGGCAGACCATTTCTCAACCTTACATTGTTGCTAAAATGACAGAAGCTCTGGAGCTGACCCATTTGAGTAAAGTCTTAGAGGTGGGCACAGGTTCGGGATATCAGACGGCCATTTTATCCCAGTTGGTTGAGCGTGTGTTTTCTGTTGAGCGTATCAAATCACTACAATGGGAAGCGAAGCGTCGTTTAAAGCAGCTTGATATATACAATGTGTCGACCAAGCACGGAGATGGCTGGCAAGGTTGGGCAGTCAAAGCACCATTTGATGCGATTATTGTCACGGCGGCGGCGGAAACTGTGCCACCAACGTTACTTGAACAACTCGCTGAAGGCGGGATTATGGTGATCCCTGTGGGTACAGACGTACAGCAATTGCTGAAAATTACGCGCCAAGGTGATACATTTATTTCTGAAGTTATTGAATTAGTTCGTTTTGTTCCTTTAGTGGCTGGTGATCTCGCTTAA
- the nlpD gene encoding murein hydrolase activator NlpD: MSFQSQSMLMLSVCSVLFGCAAHTPAPVSGLKKDYSSIPRGSYRGSYYEVQRGDTLYFIAYVTDKDVKEIISYNNLIPPYTIYPGQKLRLWRPAYTPPSYGSKGTTAIAVVTPPTPIPPPVTSSKNSTQQVASKADQKPPELVKKDPPKEVEQRKPKEYVEAKAEQNVNKTVTTPKPKNNNISKWLWPTKGRVIKNFSAGDQGNKGIDIAGQRGQAIVSTAEGTVVYSGNALRGYGNLVIVKHNDNYLSAYAHNDQLLVREGQSVKAGQKIATMGSSGTNSVRLHFEIRYQGKSVNPKRYLP, translated from the coding sequence ATGTCATTCCAATCTCAATCAATGTTGATGCTTAGTGTATGCAGTGTGCTTTTTGGGTGCGCTGCTCATACGCCTGCTCCTGTGTCTGGTTTGAAGAAAGATTATAGCTCTATTCCTCGGGGTAGTTATCGTGGTAGCTACTATGAAGTGCAAAGAGGCGATACGCTGTACTTTATCGCTTATGTCACAGATAAAGATGTAAAAGAGATCATTAGTTACAACAACCTCATACCGCCCTATACGATCTACCCTGGTCAAAAATTGAGACTTTGGCGACCTGCTTATACCCCCCCATCCTATGGTAGCAAAGGCACAACGGCGATTGCGGTGGTGACTCCCCCAACACCTATCCCTCCGCCAGTAACATCGAGTAAAAACTCTACTCAACAAGTTGCATCAAAGGCTGATCAAAAACCGCCTGAATTGGTCAAAAAAGATCCACCAAAGGAGGTTGAACAACGCAAACCAAAGGAGTATGTTGAGGCTAAGGCTGAACAAAATGTCAACAAAACGGTCACTACACCCAAGCCTAAAAACAACAATATCTCTAAATGGTTGTGGCCGACAAAAGGGAGGGTGATTAAAAACTTTTCTGCTGGGGATCAGGGAAATAAAGGTATCGACATTGCAGGGCAGCGAGGTCAGGCCATTGTTTCTACAGCAGAAGGAACCGTTGTGTATTCAGGGAATGCACTTCGAGGTTACGGGAATCTCGTAATCGTAAAACATAACGATAATTACTTAAGTGCTTATGCACACAATGATCAGTTGCTAGTGCGTGAAGGACAAAGTGTTAAAGCAGGCCAAAAAATTGCAACAATGGGCAGCTCAGGAACCAATAGTGTTCGATTACACTTTGAAATTCGCTACCAAGGTAAGTCTGTTAATCCAAAGCGCTACTTGCCGTAA
- the ffh gene encoding signal recognition particle protein: MFENLTDRLSKTLKNISGKGRLTEDNIKETLREVRMALLEADVALPVVRDFIKRVKEAAVGVEVSKSLTPGQEFIKIVQGELEAVMGESNEALNLAAQPPAVILMAGLQGAGKTTSVGKLSKLLKEREKKKVLVVSADVYRPAAIKQLETLASDLGVDFFPSSPDQKPIDIANAAVDHAKKKFYDVLIVDTAGRLAIDEQMMSEIQDLHAAINPVETLFVVDAMTGQDAANTAKSFGDALPLTGVILTKVDGDARGGAALSVRHITGKPIKFLGVGEKTDALEPFHPDRVASRILGMGDVLSLIEDLQRNVDQEKAEKLAKKFKEKKGFDLEDFREQLGQMQNMGGMMGMMDKLPGMSQLPDNVKDKVDDKMFKQMEAIINSMTMKERQRPELIKGSRKKRIAAGSGTQVQDVNRLLKQFTQMQKMMKKMQKGGMKGMMRNMQGMMGGMGGGGGFNPFGR, from the coding sequence ATGTTTGAGAATTTAACGGATCGATTGTCCAAAACGCTGAAAAACATCAGCGGTAAAGGTCGCCTGACCGAAGACAACATTAAAGAGACGCTACGCGAAGTGCGTATGGCACTTCTTGAAGCTGACGTAGCTCTGCCTGTTGTCCGCGATTTTATTAAACGCGTAAAGGAAGCAGCTGTAGGTGTAGAGGTATCTAAATCTCTTACTCCAGGCCAAGAATTTATCAAGATCGTTCAAGGTGAACTTGAAGCGGTCATGGGTGAGTCAAACGAAGCCCTAAATTTAGCCGCTCAACCGCCAGCCGTTATCCTGATGGCGGGTCTACAAGGTGCAGGTAAAACCACATCGGTAGGTAAGCTATCTAAGCTTTTGAAAGAGCGTGAGAAGAAAAAAGTACTGGTTGTGTCTGCCGACGTTTACCGTCCAGCGGCGATTAAACAGTTGGAAACATTAGCGTCAGACCTCGGCGTAGATTTCTTCCCATCATCGCCTGACCAAAAGCCAATTGATATTGCAAATGCTGCAGTTGATCACGCGAAGAAGAAATTCTACGACGTACTGATTGTCGATACAGCGGGTCGTTTGGCGATTGATGAACAGATGATGTCTGAGATTCAAGACCTTCATGCAGCGATCAACCCTGTCGAAACACTATTTGTCGTCGATGCGATGACAGGTCAAGACGCCGCGAATACCGCAAAATCATTCGGTGACGCGCTGCCACTGACCGGTGTTATCTTGACGAAAGTCGATGGTGATGCGCGTGGTGGTGCTGCGCTATCGGTTCGTCACATTACAGGTAAGCCTATCAAGTTCTTGGGTGTGGGTGAGAAAACTGACGCACTGGAACCATTCCATCCAGACCGCGTAGCTTCTCGTATCCTTGGCATGGGTGACGTTCTGTCTTTGATTGAAGATCTGCAACGTAATGTCGACCAAGAGAAAGCAGAAAAGCTGGCGAAAAAGTTCAAAGAGAAGAAAGGTTTTGACCTTGAAGACTTCCGCGAGCAGCTAGGCCAGATGCAAAACATGGGCGGCATGATGGGGATGATGGACAAGCTTCCGGGTATGTCTCAGCTTCCTGACAATGTTAAAGACAAAGTCGATGACAAAATGTTTAAGCAGATGGAAGCGATCATCAACTCGATGACCATGAAAGAGCGTCAACGACCAGAGCTGATTAAAGGCTCACGTAAAAAACGTATTGCTGCGGGTTCTGGTACGCAAGTGCAAGACGTTAACCGCCTACTTAAGCAATTCACCCAAATGCAGAAAATGATGAAGAAGATGCAAAAAGGTGGCATGAAAGGCATGATGCGTAACATGCAAGGCATGATGGGTGGCATGGGCGGAGGCGGTGGCTTTAACCCGTTTGGTCGCTAA
- the truD gene encoding tRNA pseudouridine(13) synthase TruD, translating to MSDILSSMAYLTGKPTATGKIKALPEHFQVNELLGYEFAGSGEHLMIHIRKTGENTSFVANELAKACGVKSKDVSWAGLKDRHAVTQQWLSVHLPKGETPDFSEFLAQYPSIEILETTRHNKKLRPGELAGNHFTVTLSEVSDVESVLKRLDSIAKTGVPNYFGSQRFGNQGNNLEEARRWGRDNVRTRNQNKRSLLLSAARSWIFNNIVSARIEKGLFNQLIDGDLVQIEGQQQLVDSANKSMLEEQVSQGHAYITAALAGDNELPTRDDALSLEQPHLDEEPDLMALIRGNRMRHDRREISLKPQNLTWHSTEDSVTLSFSLDSGCFATAIVRELIEEVEVERTY from the coding sequence ATGTCTGATATTCTATCTTCTATGGCTTACCTGACGGGTAAACCGACCGCTACAGGTAAAATCAAAGCGTTGCCTGAGCATTTTCAAGTGAATGAATTACTTGGTTACGAATTCGCGGGTAGCGGCGAACACTTAATGATCCACATTCGTAAGACGGGTGAAAACACCAGTTTTGTGGCGAACGAACTTGCGAAAGCGTGTGGCGTAAAATCAAAAGATGTCAGCTGGGCGGGTTTGAAAGATCGCCACGCAGTGACGCAACAATGGCTTAGTGTCCATCTGCCAAAAGGTGAAACTCCAGATTTTAGTGAGTTCCTTGCACAGTATCCGAGCATCGAGATTCTTGAAACGACCCGACACAACAAAAAACTTCGCCCAGGCGAGTTGGCTGGTAACCACTTCACGGTAACTTTATCCGAAGTGAGTGACGTAGAGAGTGTATTGAAGCGCTTAGATTCTATCGCCAAAACAGGCGTGCCGAACTATTTTGGCAGCCAGCGTTTTGGTAACCAAGGCAATAACCTTGAAGAAGCTCGCCGCTGGGGAAGAGACAACGTACGTACTCGTAACCAGAATAAACGTAGTCTGCTACTTTCAGCTGCTCGCTCGTGGATATTCAACAATATTGTGTCAGCACGTATTGAGAAAGGTCTGTTTAATCAGCTTATTGATGGTGATCTAGTACAGATTGAAGGGCAGCAACAGCTGGTGGACTCTGCGAATAAAAGCATGCTTGAAGAGCAAGTTTCCCAAGGCCACGCATACATTACGGCGGCATTGGCTGGGGACAATGAGTTACCTACGCGAGACGATGCATTGTCGTTAGAGCAGCCTCATCTCGATGAAGAACCCGATTTAATGGCATTAATTCGCGGTAATCGTATGCGTCACGATCGTCGCGAGATTTCTTTGAAACCACAGAACTTAACTTGGCACTCAACAGAAGATTCCGTCACGCTTAGTTTCTCTTTGGATTCGGGTTGTTTTGCAACAGCGATCGTTCGAGAGCTCATTGAAGAGGTAGAAGTGGAGCGAACTTACTAA
- a CDS encoding cytochrome C assembly family protein, which produces MDNLIAVVAVILYFLAIATIIPGLVHQTGIRAKTVFVSASLALIFHAWLLSDLIFEGVGQNLSILNVASLISFIISLVMSIAMLKTRLWFLLPVVYSFAAINLGAATFLPSTFITHFEQNPKVLIHISLALFSYSTLTIGALYALQLAWLDHKLKTKKAMIINPNLPPLLMVERQLFNIILIGTLLLTGTLLTGFVFVQDMFTQGKAHKAILSFIAWFVYSVLLWGHYQKGWRGRKVTWFAVAGATLLTLAYFGSRFVREIILN; this is translated from the coding sequence ATGGACAACTTAATCGCCGTTGTTGCTGTGATACTTTATTTCCTGGCAATAGCGACCATCATACCGGGTTTAGTCCATCAAACCGGTATTCGAGCAAAAACTGTTTTTGTCAGCGCTTCACTTGCGCTTATTTTTCATGCTTGGTTGCTCAGCGATCTGATTTTTGAAGGTGTAGGTCAAAACTTAAGTATCCTCAATGTCGCTTCCTTAATTAGCTTCATTATTTCTTTGGTAATGAGCATCGCCATGCTGAAAACTCGTTTATGGTTCTTGTTACCCGTGGTGTACAGCTTTGCAGCCATCAACCTTGGCGCTGCGACCTTTCTGCCAAGTACTTTTATTACGCATTTTGAGCAAAACCCCAAAGTGCTCATTCATATTTCTTTAGCGTTGTTTTCGTACTCAACACTCACCATTGGTGCGCTCTACGCCCTGCAATTGGCGTGGCTTGATCACAAATTGAAAACAAAAAAAGCGATGATCATCAACCCAAATCTGCCACCATTATTGATGGTAGAGCGCCAGCTGTTTAACATTATTCTAATTGGCACTTTGCTGCTTACCGGTACTTTACTCACTGGTTTTGTGTTTGTGCAGGATATGTTTACTCAAGGCAAAGCACATAAAGCAATCCTCTCTTTTATTGCATGGTTTGTTTACTCTGTTTTATTGTGGGGACACTACCAAAAAGGCTGGCGAGGAAGAAAAGTCACATGGTTTGCTGTTGCTGGCGCGACTTTACTGACACTGGCTTACTTCGGTAGCCGCTTTGTGCGCGAGATTATTCTTAACTAA
- the ftsB gene encoding cell division protein FtsB translates to MRIFALTLLLVLGWLQFELWLGKNGIADFQLVEADIEVQNQVNESLKARNNEMFAEIDDLRQGLDAIEERARHELGMIKEGETFYRIIGEDN, encoded by the coding sequence ATGCGAATTTTTGCACTGACTCTACTTTTAGTATTAGGCTGGCTACAGTTTGAACTGTGGCTTGGCAAGAATGGCATTGCAGACTTTCAACTTGTTGAAGCTGATATCGAAGTTCAGAATCAGGTGAACGAAAGTCTAAAAGCGCGAAACAATGAAATGTTTGCCGAGATCGATGACTTGCGCCAAGGGCTCGACGCGATTGAAGAACGTGCTCGACATGAGTTAGGCATGATCAAAGAAGGGGAGACTTTTTATCGTATTATCGGAGAGGATAACTAA
- the surE gene encoding 5'/3'-nucleotidase SurE has protein sequence MEGKALKILLSNDDGVYAEGIHALANALRDIAEVTIVAPDRNRSGASNSLTLEQPLRVNEIADKVFSVQGTPTDCVHFALNELMKDDLPELVLTGINHGANLGDDVLYSGTVAAAMEGHFLGVQAVAFSLVGKHHFATAGKVARQIVEQHIHAPIPTNRLLNVNIPDLPHDQLQGIKVTRLGARHHSEAMIKQLDPRGHEIYWLGPPGKEQDAGEGTDFHAVDKGYVSITPIQVDLTAHESLASMDNWLKGN, from the coding sequence ATGGAAGGTAAAGCGCTAAAAATCTTGTTGAGCAATGATGATGGTGTTTACGCTGAGGGCATTCATGCATTAGCCAATGCATTGAGAGATATTGCCGAAGTGACCATTGTCGCCCCAGACAGAAATCGCTCGGGCGCATCTAATTCATTGACACTTGAGCAACCTCTGCGTGTGAACGAAATTGCCGACAAGGTATTCTCTGTACAGGGAACGCCTACAGATTGTGTTCATTTTGCGCTGAATGAGCTAATGAAAGATGATCTCCCAGAGTTAGTGCTAACAGGCATCAACCACGGTGCCAACTTGGGCGATGATGTTTTGTATTCAGGAACGGTAGCCGCAGCGATGGAAGGACACTTCCTTGGTGTTCAGGCCGTCGCATTTTCACTCGTTGGGAAGCACCACTTTGCGACTGCGGGGAAAGTAGCCAGACAAATCGTTGAGCAGCACATCCATGCGCCAATTCCAACTAATCGTCTATTGAATGTGAATATCCCCGATTTGCCTCATGATCAACTGCAGGGCATTAAAGTCACTCGATTAGGTGCTCGTCATCATTCAGAAGCGATGATCAAACAGCTCGATCCTCGTGGGCATGAAATTTATTGGCTCGGTCCTCCAGGAAAAGAACAAGATGCAGGGGAAGGAACGGACTTTCACGCCGTCGATAAAGGCTATGTGTCAATCACACCTATACAGGTCGATCTGACCGCGCATGAATCGTTAGCAAGCATGGATAATTGGTTAAAGGGTAATTGA
- the rpoS gene encoding RNA polymerase sigma factor RpoS: MSISNAATKVQELEVDKEVMDDLPIDDDQSLTKELEVSSKSLDATQLYLGEIGFSPLLTAEEEVLYARRALRGDEAARKRMIESNLRLVVKISRRYSNRGLALLDLIEEGNLGLIRAVEKFDPERGFRFSTYATWWIRQTIERALMNQTRTIRLPIHVVKELNIYLRTARELSQKLDHEPTAEEIASELDKPVDDVSKMLRLNERISSVDTPIGGEGEKALLDIIPDINNSDPEVSTQDDDIKLSLIHWLDELNPKQKEVLARRFGLLGYEPSTLEEVGREINLTRERVRQIQVEGLRRLREILVKQGLNMESLFSVSEE; this comes from the coding sequence ATGAGTATCAGCAATGCAGCAACGAAAGTCCAAGAACTTGAAGTCGACAAGGAAGTAATGGATGATCTTCCGATAGATGACGATCAATCCTTAACCAAAGAACTTGAGGTTTCATCGAAAAGTCTCGATGCGACTCAACTTTATCTAGGTGAAATCGGCTTTTCACCGCTACTCACCGCAGAAGAAGAAGTCTTGTATGCTCGTCGCGCTTTGCGCGGAGATGAAGCTGCACGTAAGCGAATGATCGAAAGTAATTTGCGTCTTGTGGTGAAAATATCTCGCCGATACAGCAACCGAGGTTTAGCTCTTTTAGATCTTATAGAAGAAGGTAACCTAGGTTTGATTCGCGCAGTTGAAAAGTTTGATCCAGAGCGAGGATTCCGTTTCTCAACGTACGCTACTTGGTGGATTCGTCAAACCATAGAACGTGCATTGATGAATCAGACTCGCACAATTCGACTACCTATTCATGTCGTGAAAGAGCTGAATATCTATCTGCGTACGGCACGTGAACTTTCTCAGAAACTTGACCATGAACCTACAGCAGAAGAGATTGCATCTGAGCTGGATAAACCGGTTGATGATGTCAGTAAAATGCTTCGCTTGAACGAGCGTATAAGCTCTGTTGATACACCAATTGGTGGTGAAGGTGAGAAAGCGCTGCTTGATATTATTCCTGATATTAATAACTCAGACCCTGAGGTATCTACACAGGACGACGATATCAAACTTTCCTTGATCCACTGGCTAGATGAGCTGAATCCAAAACAAAAAGAAGTGTTAGCACGTCGATTCGGTTTGCTTGGTTATGAACCATCTACACTTGAGGAAGTCGGGCGTGAAATTAACCTAACACGTGAGCGTGTTCGCCAGATTCAGGTAGAGGGTCTACGTCGACTAAGAGAAATTCTGGTCAAACAAGGTTTGAATATGGAAAGCTTGTTTAGTGTCAGTGAAGAATAA
- the ispD gene encoding 2-C-methyl-D-erythritol 4-phosphate cytidylyltransferase, with translation MSDRNILSLIAIVPAAGVGSRMKADRPKQYLTIGERTVLEHTVETLLSHPAIHKVVVAISDGDPYYPDLSISQRDDVVRVSGGKERADSVLSGLEYASTQLSDWVLVHDAARPCIKLSDIDRLIDVALSHKTGAILASPVRDTMKRANTDNNIDHTVEREALWHALTPQMFKTQQLTHALSSALAEQVSITDEASALEWLGEHPALVQGRADNIKITQPEDLALAEFYLQRNKG, from the coding sequence ATGTCCGATCGCAATATCCTTTCTCTTATTGCAATTGTCCCTGCTGCGGGGGTTGGCAGTCGAATGAAAGCCGACCGTCCTAAACAATATCTCACGATTGGTGAACGAACAGTGTTAGAACATACGGTTGAAACACTGCTTTCTCATCCGGCCATTCACAAAGTAGTGGTGGCAATCAGTGACGGTGACCCTTATTACCCCGACTTATCTATCAGTCAGCGCGATGATGTCGTGCGTGTTTCTGGGGGAAAAGAGCGCGCAGATTCAGTGTTGTCCGGGCTGGAATATGCGTCAACGCAATTGAGTGACTGGGTGCTGGTGCATGATGCAGCAAGGCCGTGCATTAAACTGAGCGATATTGACCGCTTGATTGATGTAGCGCTTTCACATAAGACGGGTGCGATTTTGGCGTCTCCGGTTAGAGATACGATGAAAAGAGCGAATACAGATAATAACATCGACCATACGGTTGAAAGAGAAGCTCTGTGGCATGCACTCACTCCACAAATGTTTAAAACTCAGCAGTTAACTCACGCTTTATCATCAGCGCTAGCAGAACAAGTCTCGATTACAGACGAAGCTTCAGCTCTGGAATGGCTTGGTGAGCATCCCGCTTTGGTACAGGGACGCGCAGATAATATAAAAATAACCCAGCCTGAAGATTTGGCGCTTGCTGAGTTTTATCTACAGCGAAATAAAGGATAA
- the ispF gene encoding 2-C-methyl-D-erythritol 2,4-cyclodiphosphate synthase, giving the protein MIRIGHGFDVHKFGGEGPVIIGGVEVPYEQGLIAHSDGDVALHALCDALLGAIAAGDIGRHFPDTDDKWKGANSRDLLRDVYRRVKEQGYVLGNADVTIMAQAPKMAPHIESMCQVIAEDLETELGNVNVKATTTERLGFTGRKEGIATEAVVLLIKK; this is encoded by the coding sequence ATGATTCGAATTGGCCACGGTTTTGACGTTCACAAATTTGGTGGTGAAGGCCCGGTTATTATTGGTGGCGTTGAAGTTCCTTACGAGCAAGGGCTGATAGCGCATTCTGATGGCGATGTAGCATTACACGCTTTATGTGATGCGTTACTTGGCGCGATTGCTGCTGGCGATATAGGCCGTCATTTTCCTGATACCGACGATAAGTGGAAAGGTGCTAATAGCCGTGACCTATTGCGCGATGTATACCGCCGCGTTAAAGAACAAGGTTACGTGTTAGGTAATGCCGACGTGACCATTATGGCGCAAGCACCAAAGATGGCTCCTCATATCGAATCAATGTGCCAAGTGATTGCAGAGGATCTTGAAACTGAACTTGGTAATGTGAATGTCAAAGCGACAACCACAGAACGTTTGGGCTTTACCGGACGAAAAGAAGGCATCGCGACTGAAGCGGTGGTATTACTTATCAAAAAATAA